In the Hordeum vulgare subsp. vulgare chromosome 7H, MorexV3_pseudomolecules_assembly, whole genome shotgun sequence genome, one interval contains:
- the LOC123407228 gene encoding E3 ubiquitin-protein ligase makorin — MSTKRVLCKFFMHGACLKGEYCEFSHDWSDQSNNVCTFYQRGSCSYGSRCRYDHVKVSRNNPVPPLPSSSAATRNPVRPPPSSSTATHVASTSLQLLSSGRPLHPGHQTNSSNQRQQISMDKLSLSESKPAWRNEVQPDSVSEDGIDWSSIQTAQNQTSMKLADMPICSFAAAGNCPYGEECPHMHGDLCAFCGKMCLHPYRPDERQEHIKLCEKNHKRLEALKRSQEIECSVCLDRVLSKPTAAERKFGLLSECDHPFCISCIRNWRGNSPTSGMDVNSALRACPICRKLSYYVIPSVLWYFSKEEKLEITENYKAKLKSIDCKYFDFGTGTCPFGTSCFYKHAYRDGRLEEVVLRHLDCDDGSTLIAKNIRLSDFLGRLHL; from the exons ATGTCCACCAAGAG GGTTCTTtgcaagttcttcatgcatggtgcTTGCTTGAAAGGAGAGTATTGTGAGTTCTCCCATGACTGGAGTGACCAATCAAATAAT GTTTGCACGTTTTACCAGAGAGGCTCATGCTCTTATGGTAGCCGTTGCAGATATGACCATGTCAAAGTTTCTCGTAACAACCCAGTGCCTCCACTACCATCATCAAGTGCCGCAACACGTAACCCAGTTCGCCCGCCACCATCGTCAAGTACTGCAACACATGTTGCATCTACATCTCTACAACTTCTAAGTTCTGGACGTCCTCTTCACCCGGGACACCAAACAAACTCAAGCAACCAAAGGCAACAGATATCTATGGATAAGCTGTCACTTTCTGAAAGTAAGCCTGCATGGAGGAATGAGGTCCAACCTGACAGTGTATCAGAGGATGGGATTGACTGGTCATCCATTCAAACTGCGCAAAACCAAACTTCCATGAAACTTGCTGATATGCCAATTTGTTCTTTTGCTGCTGCTGGTAACTGCCCGTATGGTGAAGAGTGCCCTCACATGCATGGGGATTTGTGTGCGTTCTGTGGGAAAATGTGCTTGCATCCTTATCGTCCTGATGAGAGGCAGGAGCATATCAAGCTATGTGAAAAGAACCACAAGcggcttgaggctttgaagcgcaGTCAAGAAATAGAATGCAGTGTCTGCTTGGACCGTGTGCTCTCAAAGCCTACTGCTGCTGAAAGGAAATTTGGACTATTATCTGAGTGTGATCATCCCTTCTGTATTTCATGCATAAGAAATTGGCGTGGCAACTCTCCTACATCTGGTATGGATGTGAACTCAGCACTGAGAGCTTGCCCAATATGCCGCAAACTTTCGTACTATGTCATTCCAAGTGTTCTTTGGTACTTCTCGAAAGAGGAAAAGTTGGAGATCACTGAAAACTACAAAGCAAAGCTCAA GTCAATAGATTGCAAGTACTTCGATTTCGGAACGGGCACTTGCCCCTTCGGGACAAGCTGTTTCTACAAG CATGCTTACAGAGATGGCCGTTTGGAAGAAGTCGTACTGCgacatcttgattgtgatgatggAAGTACACTTATTGCTAAGAACATTAG GTTGTCAGACTTCCTCGGTCGGTTGCATCTCTAG
- the LOC123407229 gene encoding uncharacterized protein LOC123407229: MARGVDAEQQQHPMADQLKEYQARSRHAWAAASFFSSTSTSTTGSSWVEVFLVVRELALYALLLFACIAFYFKFVGIALSLTCISALLYLCMRLTKEERKHKKSKQRMLLPLSM; the protein is encoded by the exons ATGGCGCGAGGAGTGGACgccgagcagcagcagcaccccATGGCCGACCAGTTGAAGGAGTATCAGGCGCGATCCAGGCACGCCTGGGCAgccgcatccttcttctcctccacctccacctccaccaccggCTCCTCGTG GGTTGAGGTGTTCCTTGTGGTACGGGAACTTGCTTTGTATGCTCTACTACTGTTCGCTTGTATTGCCTTTTATTTCAagtttgtagggatagctttatCCTTGACATGTATTTCTGCACTTCTATATTTGTGCATGAGATTAACCAAGGAAGAGAGGAAGCACAAGAAAAGTAAGCAAAGAATGCTTCTTCCATTGTCCATGTAA